The Salvelinus alpinus chromosome 21, SLU_Salpinus.1, whole genome shotgun sequence genome has a segment encoding these proteins:
- the LOC139547559 gene encoding uncharacterized protein gives MDLSQDSEAFTQILRGITELEPSNGAPEQSADKQTPTLNCKQDLKPRRLNEALWSLNGFCQAYDYETIIPYDPDVFTHKPRTQDLNGRSNPLGHDNVVPHISKHQRIISAQIHSSASPEQFYLADIHETSFQGQGSTSTEPADAVILAEQRHQPLVSELLQNSPRQKSRDSSPAYKDNAQTSEDAQTSIPEEAPKTPVKKTAKPDDFKDLNDISEVDDLMFCEAANLLESANSVGATADSEIDQDRFFKAFTLGLKSRKALLQRRMCILLEHQYNQDVSFWRSELPRMLKNIRAKTSKYRR, from the exons ATGGATCTATCGCAAG ATTCTGAAGCATTCACGCAGATACTCCGAGGTATAACTGAGCTCGAACCATCCAATGGGGCTCCGGAACAAAGTGCAGACAAACAAACGCCTACCCTGAATTGTAAAC AGGACCTAAAGCCTAGAAGGTTAAACGAGGCCCTATGGAGCCTGAACGGTTTCTGCCAAGCATATGACTACGAGACAATTATCCCCTATGACCCGGATGTTTTTACACACAAGCCACGAACACAGGATTTAAACGGCAGGTCAAATCCCCTGGGACACGACAACGTTGTCCCCCATATTTCTAAACACCAAAGGATAATTAGTGCTCAGATCCACAGTTCCGCTTCACCCGAACAATTCTACTTGGCCGATATTCACGAGACCTCGTTCCAAGGACAAG GCTCAACATCTACCGAACCTGCAGATGCTGTAATACTGGCTGAACAAAGACATCAGCCCCTGGTTTCAGAACTTCTTCAGAACAGCCCTCGTCAAAAAAGCCGAG acTCCTCACCGGCTTATAAAGACAACGCACAAACATCGGAGGATGCCCAGACAAGCATCCCCGAGGAGGCTCCAAAGACACCAGTCAAGAAAACAGCGAAACCTGATGATTTCAAAGATTTAAATGACATTTCTGAGGTAGACGATTTGATGTTCTGTGAAGCTGCCAACCTTCTTGAATCGGCCAATTCTGTGGGGGCAACAGCAGATTCTGAAATAGACCAAGACCGTTTTTTCAAAGCGTTTACCCTGGGTTTAAAATCACGAAAGGCTCTACTCCAGAGGCGCATGTGTATTCTACTCGAACATCAATACAATCAGGATGTGTCATTCTGGCGTAGCGAGCTACCCCGTATGTTAAAAAACATTAGGGCTAAAACAAGCAAATACCGCCGTTAA